Proteins from one Cryptomeria japonica chromosome 4, Sugi_1.0, whole genome shotgun sequence genomic window:
- the LOC131041668 gene encoding putative disease resistance protein RGA3: protein MASGIGEAVVGKVFGIAVEMAVQKLTEEAKVLVNFTQDFGWLNKKLTYVRGFLRDADQQSRHNEDVKKWLESIRDFVLHAEDIFEECAVESMYGDNAQSCRLSRNQLIFRWRLGRKIRGMKNRMRSIIEDGKELNLLHEVWSANEASPTTSQSGDWKKNYLLPSDSHLVGIQSKIDGILSLLDNNASPVIAVVGMGGLGKTYLLQHVYNMIRERYEISIWLSVSQSYSISKLQNNLAFQLDESLNKQVKDSGVSEQLAAQLINEKLQGKRWLVVLDDVWRASREDDLLARLGLPSGNNNPCKIVVTTRSREVCTNLNAEIYEMHHLSDEDSWKLFCVYAFEGSESQQHLEKVGRKIVKQCGNLPLAIKTVAASLAKKTMPKDWESKLHELEGVVATDFHDRIMPILRLSYDSLPAREGLIPAGEGQWDAAWDCLYQLENLCLLQLWEQVVSRESKCVFSLEEASTDATSGWCRIILAKKNINDDDNSKSRPVCLRTFSLSQNRRIKGIPTNLFPAMKGLRVLDLSGTCISTLSESIGKMKLLKVLNLRDTYIEEVPNCVRHLKSLLFFSLPWRCKKLPVWINEVKYLQHLECERVSRMPKGLSVLVYLRTLQSANLDLSVEEDEFMRLQDFANMTQLQELWLNVNHEMEWKGVEEGILVQMVKMRRLVIENRTSNAWEFPEKMKAMKHLESLTVWNFAVPSWICGLANLRDLELGWCNFSDYLELQKMPNLVRLVLWKTKNNGREELPKVFGKVGGFPCLRFLKIHFFYELEEFPELVEGEMACLEELRLSYCKKVKKVALEPLKRLKLFDCRESGTAEFKETLKEGGPYWQTIKAINPHLAIRLD, encoded by the exons ATGGCGTCTGGAATTGGAGAAGCTGTTGTAGGAAAAGTTTTTGGGATCGCCGTTGAGATGGCTGTTCAGAAACTAACTGAGGAGGCAAAGGTGCTGGTGAATTTCACACAAGACTTCGGATGGCTAAACAAGAAACTCACATATGTGAGGGGTTTTCTGAGAGATGCTGATCAACAGTCTCGACATAACGAGGATGTCAAAAAATGGCTGGAAAGCATTCGTGATTTTGTATTGCATGCAGAGGACATCTTTGAGGAATGTGCTGTAGAATCCATGTATGGAGATAATGCTCAATCTTGTAGGTTGAGTCGTAATCAATTGATTTTTCGCTGGAGGTTGGGGCGGAAAATTAGGGGCATGAAGAACCGCATGAGATCTATTATTGAAGATGGCAAGGAGCTGAATCTATTGCATGAAGTTTGGTCTGCAAATGAAGCATCACCCACTACATCTCAAAGTGGAGACTGGAAGAAAAATTATCTTCTGCCCAGCGATTCACACCTTGTGGGAATACAATCCAAAATTGATGGCATTCTCAGCTTGTTGGACAACAATGCCTCTCCAGTTATTGCTGTGGTTGGGATGGGGGGCCTGGGCAAGACCTATCTTCTTCAGCATGTTTACAATATGATCAGAGAAAGGTATGAGATATCTATATGGCTCTCAGTCTCTCAGTCCTATTCTATTTCCAAGTTGCAAAACAATTTAGCGTTTCAGTTAGATGAAAGTTTAAATAAACAGGTTAAAGATAGTGGAGTAAGTGAGCAGCTAGCAGCACAATTgattaatgaaaagttgcaagggAAAAGATGGCTTGTGGTGTTAGATGATGTGTGGAGGGCTAGCAGAGAAGATGATTTGTTAGCCAGACTTGGCCTCCCAAGTGGAAACAATAACCCATGCAAAATTGTTGTTACCACAAGAAGTAGAGAGGTTTGCACAAATTTAAATGCTGAAATTTATGAGATGCACCATTTGTCTGATGAAGATAGTTGGAAGCTGTTTTGTGTTTATGCATTTGAGGGATCTGAATCACAGCAGCATCTGGAAAAGGTGGGTCGTAAGATTGTAAAGCAATGTGGAAATTTACCACTCGCTATCAAAACAGTAGCCGCATCTCTGGCGAAGAAGACAATGCCAAAAGACTGGGAGTCCAAGCTTCATGAGCTTGAAGGAGTTGTTGCTACCGATTTTCATGATCGGATCATGCCTATTCTTAGGTTGAGTTATGATTCATTGCCTGCAC GGGAAGGTCTTATTCCAGCAGGGGAGGGCCAGTGGGATGCGGCATGGGACTGtttatatcaacttgaaaatcTATGTCTGCTTCAACTATGGGAACAAGTG GTATCCAGAGAAAGTAAATGTGTGTTTTCTCTTGAGGAAGCCTCTACAGATGCAACTAGTGGCTGGTGTCGGATTATACTGGCCAAGAAAAATATAAATGACGACGATAATTCGAAGAGTCGTCCTGTTTGTCTCCGCACATTCTCATTGTCACAGAATCGGAGGATTAAAGGCATTCCGACAAATTTGTTTCCCGCCATGAAAGGACTGCGCGTTCTCGATTTGAGTGGGACATGCATCTCCACATTGTCTGAGAGCATTGGAAAGATGAAACTCCTCAAAGTATTGAATTTAAGAGATACATATATTGAGGAGGTACCAAACTGTGTGAGACATCTAAAAAGTCTCTTGTTTTTTTCTCTACCTTGGAGATGTAAGAAGTTACCAGTATGGATAAATGAAGTTAAATATCTTCAACATTTAGAGTGTGAGCGGGTTAGTCGAATGCCAAAGGGATTGTCAGTGCTGGTGTATTTGAGAACACTGCAATCAGCAAATTTGGATCTATCCGTTGAAGAGGACGAATTCATGAGGTTACAGGATTTTGCCAATATGACTCAACTTCAGGAACTATGGTTAAATGTTAACCATGAAATGGAGTGGAAAGGGGTGGAAGAAGGGATCCTTGTGCAGATGGTGAAGATGCGTCGTCTAGTAATTGAGAACCGTACATCAAATGCATGGGAATTTCCGGAGAAGATGAAAGCCATGAAACATCTAGAAAGTCTTACAGTATGGAATTTTGCAGTGCCAAGTTGGATATGTGGTTTGGCAAATTTGAGGGACCTCGAATTAGGTTGGTGTAATTTTAGTGATTATCTGGAGTTGCAAAAAATGCCCAACCTAGTGAGGTTGGTGTTGTGGAAAACAAAGAATAATGGGCGTGAAGAATTGCCAAAGGTGTTTGGAAAGGTGGGAGGGTTTCCATGCCTCAGATtcttaaaaattcatttcttttatgaattagAGGAGTTTCCAGAATTGGTGGAGGGGGAGATGGCATGCCTTGAGGAGTTACGTCTATCCTATTGTAAGAAAGTGAAGAAAGTGGCATTGGAGCCGTTGAAAAGACTCAAGCTCTTCGATTGTCGCGAATCAGGAACCGCTGAATTCAAGGAGACATTAAAGGAAGGCGGACCATATTGGCAAACAATCAAAGCCATCAATCCTCATTTAGCTATTAGATTAGATTGA